The Microcystis aeruginosa NIES-843 sequence ACTTGACTCTTTTGTGCTAGTTTTCTGTAATGACTGTTCTCGTGCGATCGCTTCTTCTAAAAACTCTAAATAATGTTGGTAACGTTCCCAATCTCCCCTCACCACACAGTTAGGTTCCCGACGGTGAGTACAATCATTAAATTGACAATTTCCCAAAGCTAAACGCGCTCTCACTTCCGGAAAATAAAAAGTTAATTCTTCCGGTAAACAATTAATATCCGGTTGGTTAAAACCCGGACTATCGGCCAATAAACCCCGATTTGGTAAAGCAAATAACTGCACATGACGGGTAGTGTGACGACCTTTTTGCAGTTTTCCCGACACATCCCCCACCCGTTGATTAATCTCAGGAATTAGACAATTAATTAAACTCGATTTTCCCACCCCCGATGGACCGGCCAAGAGAGTGATTTTATGGTTTAATTGTGCCAATAAAGCCTCAAATCCCCGATTTTTCTCCACACTGACAAAAAAGGGCCGGTATCCCCAACCAGCTAGGCGATCGCCCCAGACCTCTATTTGTTCCGGTTCCCCCAGATCGATTTTATTGACACAGACGGCAATTTCTAAACCTGTGGACTCGGCTTTCACCAAAAAACGACTGATCAGCCAAGGATCGAGGACGGGTTCAGCAAGGGCAAAAACTAGCAAAATCTGCTCGATATTGGCAACGGCCGGCCGATCGATCTCGGTACT is a genomic window containing:
- the rsgA gene encoding small ribosomal subunit biogenesis GTPase RsgA — translated: MVDAQLTDLYGTVVAVQANFYQVRLDSAVMGENLLCTRRARLQKIGQSVMVGDRVRVEEANFGDQQGAIAEVLPRSTEIDRPAVANIEQILLVFALAEPVLDPWLISRFLVKAESTGLEIAVCVNKIDLGEPEQIEVWGDRLAGWGYRPFFVSVEKNRGFEALLAQLNHKITLLAGPSGVGKSSLINCLIPEINQRVGDVSGKLQKGRHTTRHVQLFALPNRGLLADSPGFNQPDINCLPEELTFYFPEVRARLALGNCQFNDCTHRREPNCVVRGDWERYQHYLEFLEEAIAREQSLQKTSTKESSLKLKIKEAGQETYEPKLANKKYRRPSRRGKNQDQERYENKTLQDIYNDDSE